The DNA sequence ACGAGGGAAAGACAACAACTTGAAGATGTAAAGGAGGAGATACAGAAGGAAAAAGAAGCCTTTGAGAGAAAGAAGGGATTGACCATGAAAGAAAGAGATGAGTTTGATCTGATGAAGTCTGAAACCCAGGGACAATTGGAGGaaatagaacaaaacaaacaagacatTCGTGTGGAGAAGGAAAAGCTGGATCAGATCAAAGCTGAGTTAGAAAGACGGTCTGAAGACGTAAATCAGGTCATGGATGAGACAAGACGGGAGAGGGGGAAGGTTGAAGAACTGGCTATCCAAACTcaaaaagaaagagaagaaatgGTGGGTTTTATGGAAAAGAACAAACAAAAGCAGAACGAACTGGAACTCATGAATGACAagattgaaagagagaaacaagacATTGAAGAAAGTCGGGATGTGctaacaaaggagagagaggagctggaacAAATGAGGAGTGAGAtacagcaacagagagaggagacagaatctCACATGGAAGACCaaaggaaagagaaagaacaTTTGGAACAAATGACGACGGACATGAAAAAACAGTTGCTAGAGGTGGATAATGACAAGGAAATGATAGAAAGCTCAATGGGTGAACTGAGAGTGAAAGAGGCAGAAATAGTGAGAGAAAAAGACAACATGGATAACAAGATGGCTAGGCtcaaagaggaagaggatggaatgCGGGAAGAAATAGGAAGGAAGATGGACATCTTAAAGAAGGAAAGTTGTGAAATCAAAAGACTTAGAGATGAAATTGACAGTGAAAAGGACCAGCTGAATGCAAAATTGCTTGAGTTGGAAAAAATGCGTGAAGAACTAGATAGAGAGAAGAAGGAAGTGAAAGACAGGAAGGATGAAACACTGAAAGAGAAAGATCAGTTGGAAGAGAGGCGAGGTAAGATGAGCAAGGAGAAAGAGGAATTGGATATCAGTCTTGAACTGATGAAAAGACAAATGGAAGACTTGACAAGCTTGAAGGCTGAAGCAGAAGCACAGACCGAGCCTATGGAAATAGACTGGAAGGAAAAGCTCACGAGGGAAAGACAACAACTTGAAGATGTAAAGGAGGAGATACAGAAGGAAAAAGAAGCCTTTGAGAGAAAGAAGGGATTGACCATGAAAGAAAGAGATGAGTTTGATCTGATGAAGTCTGAAACCCAGGGACAATTGGAGGaaatagaacaaaacaaacaagacatTCGTGTGGAGAAGGAAAAGCTGGATCAGATCAAAGCTGAGTTAGAAAGACGGTCTGAAGACGTAAATCAGGTCATGGATGAGACAAGACGGGAGAGGGGGAAGGTTGAAGAACTGGCTATCCAAACTcaaaaagaaagagaagaaatgGTGGGTTTTATGGAAAAGAACAAACAAAAGCAGAACGAACTGGAACTCATGAATGACAagattgaaagagagaaacaagacATTGAAGAAAGTCGGGATGTGctaacaaaggagagagaggagctggaacAAATGAGGAGTGAGAtacagcaacagagagaggagacagaatctCACATGGAAGACCaaaggaaagagaaagaacaTTTGGAACAAATGACGACGGACATGAAAAAACAGTTGCTAGAGGTGGATAATGACAAGGAAATGATAGAAAGCTCAATGGGTGAACTGAGAGTGAAAGAGGCAGAAATAGTGAGAGAAAAAGACAACATGGATAACAAGATGGCTAGGCtcaaagaggaagaggatggaatgCGGGAAGAAATAGGAAGGAAGATGGACATCTTAAAGAAGGAAAGTTGTGAAATCAAAAGACTTAGAGATGAAATTGACAGTGAAAAGGACCAGCTGAATGCAACATTGCTTGAGTTGGAAAAAATGCGTGAAGAACTTGATAGAGAGAAGAAGGAAGTGAAAGACAGGAAGGATGAAACACTGAAAGAGAAAGATCAGTTGGAAGAGAGGCGAGGTAAGATGAGCAAGGAGAAAGAGGAATTGGATATCAGTCTTGAACTGATGAAAAGACAAAGGGAAGACTTGACAAGCTTGAAGGCTGAAGCAGAAGCACAGACCGAGGCTATGGAAAAAGACTGGAAGGAAAAGCTCACGAGGGAAAGACAACATCTTGAAGATGTAAAGGAGGAGATACAGAAGGAAAAAGAAGCCTTTGAGAGAAAGAAGGGATTGACCATGAAAGAAAGAGATGAGTTTGATCTGATGAAGTCTGAAACCCAGGGACAATTGGAGGaaatagaacaaaacaaacaagacatTCGTGTGGAGAAGGAAAAGCTGGATCAGATCAAAGCTGAGTTAGAAAGACGGTCTGAAGACGTAAATCAGGTCATGGATGAGACAAGACGGGAGAGGGGGAAGGTTGAAGAACTGGCTATCCAAACTcaaaaagaaagagaagaaatgGTGGGTTTTATGGAAAAGAACAAACAAAAGCAGAACGAACTGGAACTCATGAATGACAagattgaaagagagaaacaagacATTGAAGAAAGTCGGGATGTGctaacaaaggagagagaggagctggaacAAATGAGGAGTGAGAtacagcaacagagagaggagacagaatctCACATGGAAGACCaaaggaaagagaaagaacaTTTGGAACAAATGACGACAGACATGAAAAAACAGTTGCTAGAGGTGGATAATGACAAGGAAATGATAGAAAGCTCAATGGGTGAACTGAGAGTGAAAGAGGCAGAAATAGTGAGAGAAAAAGACAACATGGATAACAAGATGGCTAGGCtcaaagaggaagaggatggaatgCGGGAAGAAATAGGAAGGAAGATGGACATCTTAAAGAAGGAAAGTTGTGAAATCAAAAGACTTAGAGATGAAATTGACAGTGAAAAGGACCAGCTGAATGCAAAATTGCTTGAGTTGGAAAAAATGCGCGAAGAACTAGATAGAGAGAAGAAGGAAGTGAAAGACAGGAAGGATGAAACACTGAAAGAGAAAGATCAGTTGGAAGAGAGGCGAGGTAAGATGAGCAAGGAGAAAGAGGAATTGGATATCAGTCTTGAACTGATGAAAAGACAAAGGGAAGACTTGACAAGCTTGAAGGCTGAAGCAGAAGCACAGACCGAGGCTATGGAAAAAGACTGGAAGGAAAAGCTCACGAGGGAAAGACAACATCTTGAAGATGTAAAGGAGGAGATACAGAAGGAAAAAGAAGCCTTTGAGAGAAAGAAGGGATTGACCATGAAAGAAAGAGATGAGTTTGATCTGATGAAGTCTGAAACCCAGGGACAATTGGAGGaaatagaacaaaacaaacaagacatTCGTGTGGAGAAGGAAAAGCTGGATCAGATCAAAGCTGAGTTAGAAAGACGGTCTGAAGACGTAAATCAGGTCATGGATGAGACAAGACGGGAGAGGGGGAAGGTTGAAGAACTGGCTATCCAAACTcaaaaagaaagagaagaaatgGTGGGTTTTATGGAAAAGAACAAACAAAAGCAGAACGAACTGGAACTCATGAATGACAagattgaaagagagaaacaagacATTGAAGAAAGTCGGGATGTGctaacaaaggagagagaggagctggaacAAATGAGGAGTGAGAtacagcaacagagagaggagacagaatctCACATGGAAGACCaaaggaaagagaaagaacaTTTGGAACAAATGACGACGGACATGAAAAAACAGTTGCTAGAGGTGGATAATGACAAGGAAATGATAGAAAGCTCAATGGGTGAACTGAGAGTGAAAGAGGCAGAAATAGTGAGAGAAAAAGACAACATGGATAACAAGATGGCTAGGCtcaaagaggaagaggatggaatgCGGGAAGAAATAGGAAGGAAGATGGACATCTTAAAGAAGGAAAGTTGTGAAATCAAAAGACTTAGAGATGAAATTGACAGTGAAAATGACCAGCTGAATGCAACATTGCTTGAGTTGGAAAAAATGCGTGAAGAACTAGATAGAGAGAAGAAGGAAGTGAAAGACAGGAAGGATGAAACACTGAAAGAGAAAGATCAGTTGGAAGAGAGGCGAGGTAAGATGAGCAAGGAGAAAGAGGAATTGGATATCAGTCTTGAACTGATGAAAAGACAAAGGGAAGACTTGACAAGCTTGAAGGCTGAAGCAGAAGCACAGACCGAGGCTATGGAAAAAGACTGGAAGGAAAAGCTCACGAGGGAAAGACAACAACTTGAAGATGTAAAGGAGGAGATACAGAAGGAAAAAGAAGCCTTTGAGAGAAAGAAGGGATTGACCATGAAAGAAAGAGATGAGTTTGATCTGATGAAGTCTGAAACCCAGGGACAATTGGAGGaaatagaacaaaacaaacaagacatTCGTGTGGAGAAGGAAAAGCTGGATCAGATCAAAGCTGAGTTAGAAAGACGGTCTGAAGACGTAAATCAGGTCATGGATGAGACAAGACGGGAGAGGGGGAAGGTTGAAGAACTGGCTATCCAAACTcaaaaagaaagagaagaaatgGTGGGTTTTATGGAAAAGAACAAACAAAAGCAGAACGAACTGGAACTCATGAATGACAagattgaaagagagaaacaagacATTGAAGAAAGTCGGGATGTGctaacaaaggagagagaggagctggaacAAATGAGGAGTGAGAtacagcaacagagagaggagacagaatctCACATGGAAGACCaaaggaaagagaaagaacaTTTGGAACAAATGACGACAGACATGAAAAAACAGTTGCTAGAGGTGGATAATGACAAGGAAATGATAGAAAGCTCAATGGGTGAACTGAGAGTGAAAGAGGCAGAAATAGTGAGAGAAAAAGACAACATGGATAACAAGATGGCTAGGCtcaaagaggaagaggatggaatgCGGGAAGAAATAGGAAGGAAGATGGACATCTTAAAGAAGGAAAGTTGTGAAATCAAAAGACTTAGAGATGAAATTGACAGTGAAAAGGACCAGCTGAATGCAAAATTGCTTGAGTTGGAAAAAATGCGCGAAGAACTAGATAGAGAGAAGAAGGAAGTGAAAGACAGGAAGGATGAAACACTGAAAGAGAAAGATCAGTTGGAAGAGAGGCGAGGTAAGATGAGCAAGGAGAAAGAGGAATTGGATATCAGTCTTGAACTGATGAAAAGACAAAGGGAAGACTTGACAAGCTTGAAGGCTGAAGCAGAAGCACAGACCGAGGCTATGGAAAAAGACTGGAAGGAAAAGCTCACGAGGGAAAGACAACATCTTGAAGATGTAAAGGAGGAGATACAGAAGGAAAAAGAAGCCTTTGAGAGAAAGAAGGGATTGACCATGAAAGAAAGAGATGAGTTTGATCTGATGAAGTCTGAAACCCAGGGACAATTGGAGGaaatagaacaaaacaaacaagacatTCGTGTGGAGAAGGAAAAGCTGGATCAGATCAAAGCTGAGTTAGAAAGACGGTCTGAAGACGTAAATCAGGTCATGGATGAGACAAGACGGGAGAGGGGGAAGGTTGAAGAACTGGCTATCCAAACTCAaaaagaaagagaaggaatggTGTGTTTTATGGAAAAGAACAAACAAAAGCAGAACGACCTGGAACTCATGAATGACAagattgaaagagagaaacaagacATCGAAGAAAGTCGGGATGTGctaacaaaggagagagaggagctggaacAAATGAGGAGTGAGAtacagcaacagagagaggagacagaatctCACATGGAAGACCAAAGGAAAGAGAAAGAACGTTTGGAACAAATGACGACGCACATGAAAAAACAGTTGCTAGAGGTGGAAAATGATAAGGAAATGATAGAAAGCTCAATGGGTGAACTGAGAGTGAAAGAGGCAGAAATAGTGAGAGAAAAAGACAACATGGATAACAAGATGGCTAGGCtcaaagaggaagaggatggaatgCGGGAAGAAATAGGAAGGAAGATGGACATCTTAAAGAAGGAAAGTTGTGAAATCAAAAGACTTAGAGATGAAATTGACAGTGAAAAGGACCAGCTGAATGCAACATTGCTTGAGTTGGAAAAAATGCGTGAAGAACTAGATAGAGAGAAGAAGGAAGTGAAAGACAGGAAGGATGAAACACTGAAAGAGAAAGATCAGTTGGAAGAGAGGCGAGGTAAGATGAGCAAGGAGAAAGAGGAATTGGATATCAGTCTTGAACTGATGAAAAGACAAAGGGAAGACTTGACAAGCTTGAAGGCTGAAGCAGAAGCACAGACCGAGGCTATGGAAAAAGACTGGAAGGAAAAGCTCACGAGGGAAAGACAACAACTTGAAGATGTAAAGGAGGAGATACAGAAGGAAAAAGAAGCCTTTGAGAGAAAGAAGGGATTGACCATGAAAGAAAGAGATGAGTTTGATCTGATGAAGTCTGAAACCCAGGGACAATTGGAGGaaatagaacaaaacaaacaagacatTCGTGTGGAGAAGGAAAAGCTGGATCAGATCAAAGCTGAGTTAGAAAGACGGTCTGAAGACGTAAATCAGGTCATGGATGAGACAAGACGGGAGAGGGGGAAGGTTGAAGAACTGGCTATCCAAACTcaaaaagaaagagaagaaatgGTGGGTTTTATGGAAAAGAACAAACAAAAGCAGAACGAACTGGAACTCATGAATGACAagattgaaagagagaaacaagacATTGAAGAAAGTCGGGATGTGctaacaaaggagagagaggagctggaacAAATGAGGAGTGAGAtacagcaacagagagaggagacagaatctCACATGGAAGACCaaaggaaagagaaagaacaTTTGGAACAAATGACGACGGACATGAAAAAACAGTTGCTAGAGGTGGATAATGACAAGGAAATGATAGAAAGCTCAATGGGTGAACTGAGAGTGAAAGAGGCAGAAATAGTGAGAGAAAAAGACAACATGGATAACAAGATGGCTAGGCtcaaagaggaagaggatggaatgCGGGAAGAAATAGGAAGGAAGATGGACATCTTAAAGAAGGAAAGTTGTGAAATCAAAAGACTTAGAGATGAAATTGACAGTGAAAAGGACCAGCTGAATGCAAAATTGCTTGAGTTGGAAAAAATGCGCGAAGAACTAGATAGAGAGAAGAAGGAAGTGAAAGACAGGAAGGATGAAACACTGAAAGAGAAAGATCAGTTGGAAGAGAGGCGAGGTAAGATGAGCAAGGAGAAAGAGGAATTGGATATCAGTCTTGAACTGATGAAAAGACAAAGGGAAGACTTGACAAGCTTGAAGGCTGAAGCAGAAGCACAGACCGAGCCTATGGAAAAAGACTGGAAGGAAAAGCTCACGAGGGAAAGACAACAACTTGAAGATGTAAAGGAGGAGATACAGAAGGAAAAAGAAGCCTTTGAGAGAAAGAAGGGATTGACCATGAAAGAAAGAGATGAGTTTGATCTGATGAAGTCTGAAACCCAGGGACAATTGGAGGaaatagaacaaaacaaacaagacatTCGTGTGGAGAAGGAAAAGCTGGATCAGATCAAAGCTGAGTTAGAAAGACGGTCTGAAGACGTAAATCAGGTCATGGATGAGACAAGACGGGAGAGGGGGAAGGTTGAAGAACTGGCTATCCAAACTcaaaaagaaagagaagaaatgGTGGGTTTTATGGAAAAGAACAAACAAAAGCAGAACGAACTGGAACTCATGAATGACAagattgaaagagagaaacaagacATTGAAGAAAGTCGGGGATGTGctaacaaaggagagagaggagctggaacAAATGAGGAGTGAGAtacagcaacagagagaggagacagaatctCACATGGAAGACCAAAGGAAAGAGAAAGAACGTTTGGAACAAATGACGACGGACATGAAAAAACAGTTGCTAGAGGTGGATAATGACAAGGAAATGATAGAAAGCTCAATGGGTGAACTGAGAGTGAAAGAGGCAGAAATAGTGAGAGAAAAAGACAACATGGATAACAAGATGGCTAGGCtcaaagaggaagaggatggaatgCGGGAAGAAATAGGAAGGAAGATGGACATCTTAAAGAAGGAAAGTTGTGAAATCAAAAGACTTAGAGATGAAATTGACAGTGAAAAGGACCAGCTGAATGCAACATTGCTTGAGTTGGAAAAAATGCGTGAAGAACTTGATAGAGAGAAGAAGGAAGTGAAAGACAGGAAGGATGAAACACTGAAAGAGAAAGATCAGTTGGAAGAGAGGCGAGGTAAGATGAGCAAGGTGAAAGAGGAATTGGATATCAGTCTTGAACTGATGAAAAGACAAATGGAAGACTTGACAAGCTTGAAGGCTGAAGCAGAAGCACAGACCGAGCCTATGGAAATAGACTGGAAGGAAAAGCTCACGAGGGAAAGACAACAACTTGAAGATGTAAAGGAGGAGATACAGAAGGAAAAAGAAGCCTTTGAGAGAAAGAAGGGATTGACCATGAAAGAAAGAGATGAGTTTGATCTGATGAAGTCTGAAACCCAGGGACAATTGGAGGaaatagaacaaaacaaacaagacatTCGTGTGGAGAAGGAAAAGCTGGATCAGATCAAAGCTGAGTTAGAAAGACGGTCTGAAGACGTAAATCAGGTCATGGATGAGACAAGACGGGAGAGGGGGAAGGTTGAAGAACTGGCTATCCAAACTCAaaaagaaagagaaggaatggTGGGTTTTATGGAAAAGAACAAACAAAAGCAGAACGACCTGGAACTCATGAATGACAagattgaaagagagaaacaagacATCGAAGAAAGTCGGGATGTGCTAACAAAGGAGAGAGATGAGCTGGAACAAATGAGGAGTGAGAtacagcaacagagagaggagacagaatctCACATGGAAGACCaaaggaaagagaaagaacaTTTGGAACAAATGACGACAGACATGAAAAAACAGTTGCTAGAGGTGGATAATGACAAGGAAATGATAGAAAGCTCAATGGGTGAACTGAGAGTGAAAGAGGCAGAAATAGTGAGAGAAAAAGACAACATGGATAACAAGATGGCTAGGCtcaaagaggaagaggatggaatgCGGGAAGAAATAGGAAGGAAGATGGACATCTTAAAGAAGGAAAGTTGTGAAATCAAAAGACTTAGAGATGAAATTGACAGTGAAAAGGACCAGCTGAATGCAAAATTGCTTGAGTTGGAAAAAATGCGCGAAGAACTAGATAGAGAGAAGAAGGAAGTGAAAGACAGGAAGGATGAAACACTGAAAGAGAAAGATCAGTTGGAAGAGAGGCGAGGTAAGATGAGCAAGGAGAAAGAGGAATTGGATATCAGTCTTGAACTGATGAAAAGACAAAGGGAAGACTTGACAAGCTTGAAGGCTGAAGCAGAAGCACAGACCGAGGCTATGGAAAAAGACTGGAAGGAAAAGCTCACGAGGGAAAGACAACATCTTGAAGATGTAAAGGAGGAGATACAGAAGGAAAAAGAAGCCTTTGAGAGAAAGAAGGGATTGACCATGAAAGAAAGAGATGAGTTTGATCTGATGAAGTCTGAAACCCAGGGACAATTGGAGGAAatggaacaaaacaaacaagacatTCGTGTGGAGAAGGAAAAGCTGGATCAGATCAAAGCTGAGTTAGAAAGACGGTCTGAAGACGTAAATCAGGTCATGGATGAGACAAGACGGGAGAGGGGGAAGGTTGAAGAACTGGCTATCCAAACTCAaaaagaaagagaaggaatggTGGGTTTTATGGAAAAGAACAAACAAAAGCAGAACGACCTGGAACTCATGAATGACAagattgaaagagagaaacaagacATCGAAGAAAGTCGGGATGTGctaacaaaggagagagaggagctggaacAAATGAGGAGTGAGAtacagcaacagagagaggagacagaatctCACATGGAAGACCaaaggaaagagaaagaacaTTTGGAACAAATGACGACAGACATGAAAAAACAGTTGCTAGAGGTGGATAATGACAAGGAAATGATAGAAAGCTCAATGGGTGAACTGAGAGTGAAAGAGGCAGAAATAGTGAGAGAAAAAGACAACATGGATAACAAGATGGCTAGGCtcaaagaggaagaggatggaatgCGGGAAGAAATAGGAAGGAAGATGGACATCTTAAAGAAGGAAAGTTGTGAAATCAAAAGACTTAGAGATGAAATTGACAGTGAAAAGGACCAGCTGAATGCAACATTGCTTGAGTTGGAAAAAATGCGTGAAGAACTTGATAGAGAGAAGAAGGGAAGTGAAAGACAGGAAGGATGAAACACTGAAAGAGAAAGATCAGTTGGAAGAGAGGCGAGGTAAGATGAGCAAGGTGAAAGAGGAATTGGATATCAGTCTTGAACTGATGAAAAGACAAATGGAAGACTTGACAAGCTTGAAGGCTGAAGCAGAAGCACAGACCGAGCCTATGGAAATAGACTGGAAGGAAAAGCTCACGAGGGAAAGACAACAACTTGAAGATGTAAAGGAGGAGATACAGAAGGAAAAAGAAGCCTTTGAGAGAAAGAAGGGATTGACCATGAAAGAAAGAGATGAGTTTGATCTGATGAAGTCTGAAACCCAGGGACAATTGGAGGaaatagaacaaaacaaacaagacatTCGTGTGGAGAAGGAAAAGCTGGATCAGATCAAAGCTGAGTTAGAAAGACGGTCTGAAGACGTAAATCAGGTCATGGATGAGACAAGACGGGAGAGGGGGAAGG is a window from the Oncorhynchus kisutch isolate 150728-3 unplaced genomic scaffold, Okis_V2 scaffold2906, whole genome shotgun sequence genome containing:
- the LOC116371039 gene encoding LOW QUALITY PROTEIN: centromere protein F-like (The sequence of the model RefSeq protein was modified relative to this genomic sequence to represent the inferred CDS: deleted 3 bases in 2 codons), which codes for MEKDWKEKLTRERQQLEDVKEEIQKEKEAFERKKGLTMKERDEFDLMKSETQGQLEEIEQNKQDIRVEKEKLDQIKAELERRSEDVNQVMDETRRERGKVEELAIQTQKEREEMVGFMEKNKQKQNELELMNDKIEREKQDIEESRDVLTKEREELEQMRSEIQQQREETESHMEDQRKEKEHLEQMTTDMKKQLLEVDNDKEMIESSMGELRVKEAEMVREKDNMDNKMARLKEEEDGMREEIGRKMDILKKESCEIKRLRDEIDSEKDQLNAKLLELEKMREELDREKKEVKDRKDETLKEKDQLEERRGKMSKEKEELDISLELMKRQREDLTSLKAEAEAQTEAGKDWKEKLTRERQQLEDVKEEIQKEKEAFERKKGLTMKERDEFDLMKSETQGQLEEIEQNKQDIRVEKEKLDQIKAELERRSEDVNQVMDETRRERGKVEELAIQTQKEREEMVGFMEKNKQKQNELELMNDKIEREKQDIEESRDVLTKEREELEQMRSEIQQQREETESHMEDQRKEKEHLEQMTTDMKKQLLEVDNDKEMIESSMGELRVKEAEIVREKDNMDNKMARLKEEEDGMREEIGRKMDILKKESCEIKRLRDEIDSEKDQLNAKLLELEKMREELDREKKEVKDRKDETLKEKDQLEERRGKMSKEKEELDISLELMKRQREDLTSLKAEAEAQTEAMEKDWKEKLTRERQQLEDVKEEIQKEKEAFERKKGLTMKERDEFDLMKSETQGQLEEIEQNKQDIRVEKEKLDQIKAELERRSEDVNQVMDETRRERGKVEELAIQTQKEREEMVGFMEKNKQKQNELELMNDKIEREKQDIEESRDVLTKEREELEQMRSEIQQQREETESHMEDQRKEKEHLEQMTTDMKKQLLEVDNDKEMIESSMGELRVKEAEIVREKDNMDNKMARLKEEEDGMREEIGRKMDILKKESCEIKRLRDEIDSEKDQLNAKLLELEKMREELDREKKEVKDRKDETLKEKDQLEERRGKMSKEKEELDISLELMKRQMEDLTSLKAEAEAQTEPMEIDWKEKLTRERQQLEDVKEEIQKEKEAFERKKGLTMKERDEFDLMKSETQGQLEEIEQNKQDIRVEKEKLDQIKAELERRSEDVNQVMDETRRERGKVEELAIQTQKEREEMVGFMEKNKQKQNELELMNDKIEREKQDIEESRDVLTKEREELEQMRSEIQQQREETESHMEDQRKEKEHLEQMTTDMKKQLLEVDNDKEMIESSMGELRVKEAEIVREKDNMDNKMARLKEEEDGMREEIGRKMDILKKESCEIKRLRDEIDSEKDQLNATLLELEKMREELDREKKEVKDRKDETLKEKDQLEERRGKMSKEKEELDISLELMKRQREDLTSLKAEAEAQTEAMEKDWKEKLTRERQHLEDVKEEIQKEKEAFERKKGLTMKERDEFDLMKSETQGQLEEIEQNKQDIRVEKEKLDQIKAELERRSEDVNQVMDETRRERGKVEELAIQTQKEREEMVGFMEKNKQKQNELELMNDKIEREKQDIEESRDVLTKEREELEQMRSEIQQQREETESHMEDQRKEKEHLEQMTTDMKKQLLEVDNDKEMIESSMGELRVKEAEIVREKDNMDNKMARLKEEEDGMREEIGRKMDILKKESCEIKRLRDEIDSEKDQLNAKLLELEKMREELDREKKEVKDRKDETLKEKDQLEERRGKMSKEKEELDISLELMKRQREDLTSLKAEAEAQTEAMEKDWKEKLTRERQHLEDVKEEIQKEKEAFERKKGLTMKERDEFDLMKSETQGQLEEIEQNKQDIRVEKEKLDQIKAELERRSEDVNQVMDETRRERGKVEELAIQTQKEREEMVGFMEKNKQKQNELELMNDKIEREKQDIEESRDVLTKEREELEQMRSEIQQQREETESHMEDQRKEKEHLEQMTTDMKKQLLEVDNDKEMIESSMGELRVKEAEIVREKDNMDNKMARLKEEEDGMREEIGRKMDILKKESCEIKRLRDEIDSENDQLNATLLELEKMREELDREKKEVKDRKDETLKEKDQLEERRGKMSKEKEELDISLELMKRQREDLTSLKAEAEAQTEAMEKDWKEKLTRERQQLEDVKEEIQKEKEAFERKKGLTMKERDEFDLMKSETQGQLEEIEQNKQDIRVEKEKLDQIKAELERRSEDVNQVMDETRRERGKVEELAIQTQKEREEMVGFMEKNKQKQNELELMNDKIEREKQDIEESRDVLTKEREELEQMRSEIQQQREETESHMEDQRKEKEHLEQMTTDMKKQLLEVDNDKEMIESSMGELRVKEAEIVREKDNMDNKMARLKEEEDGMREEIGRKMDILKKESCEIKRLRDEIDSEKDQLNAKLLELEKMREELDREKKEVKDRKDETLKEKDQLEERRGKMSKEKEELDISLELMKRQREDLTSLKAEAEAQTEAMEKDWKEKLTRERQHLEDVKEEIQKEKEAFERKKGLTMKERDEFDLMKSETQGQLEEIEQNKQDIRVEKEKLDQIKAELERRSEDVNQVMDETRRERGKVEELAIQTQKEREGMVCFMEKNKQKQNDLELMNDKIEREKQDIEESRDVLTKEREELEQMRSEIQQQREETESHMEDQRKEKERLEQMTTHMKKQLLEVENDKEMIESSMGELRVKEAEIVREKDNMDNKMARLKEEEDGMREEIGRKMDILKKESCEIKRLRDEIDSEKDQLNATLLELEKMREELDREKKEVKDRKDETLKEKDQLEERRGKMSKEKEELDISLELMKRQREDLTSLKAEAEAQTEAMEKDWKEKLTRERQQLEDVKEEIQKEKEAFERKKGLTMKERDEFDLMKSETQGQLEEIEQNKQDIRVEKEKLDQIKAELERRSEDVNQVMDETRRERGKVEELAIQTQKEREEMVGFMEKNKQKQNELELMNDKIEREKQDIEESRDVLTKEREELEQMRSEIQQQREETESHMEDQRKEKEHLEQMTTDMKKQLLEVDNDKEMIESSMGELRVKEAEIVREKDNMDNKMARLKEEEDGMREEIGRKMDILKKESCEIKRLRDEIDSEKDQLNAKLLELEKMREELDREKKEVKDRKDETLKEKDQLEERRGKMSKEKEELDISLELMKRQREDLTSLKAEAEAQTEPMEKDWKEKLTRERQQLEDVKEEIQKEKEAFERKKGLTMKERDEFDLMKSETQGQLEEIEQNKQDIRVEKEKLDQIKAELERRSEDVNQVMDETRRERGKVEELAIQTQKEREEMVGFMEKNKQKQNELELMNDKIEREKQDIEESRGCATKEREELEQMRSEIQQQREETESHMEDQRKEKERLEQMTTDMKKQLLEVDNDKEMIESSMGELRVKEAEIVREKDNMDNKMARLKEEEDGMREEIGRKMDILKKESCEIKRLRDEIDSEKDQLNATLLELEKMREELDREKKEVKDRKDETLKEKDQLEERRGKMSKVKEELDISLELMKRQMEDLTSLKAEAEAQTEPMEIDWKEKLTRERQQLEDVKEEIQKEKEAFERKKGLTMKERDEFDLMKSETQGQLEEIEQNKQDIRVEKEKLDQIKAELERRSEDVNQVMDETRRERGKVEELAIQTQKEREGMVGFMEKNKQKQNDLELMNDKIEREKQDIEESRDVLTKERDELEQMRSEIQQQREETESHMEDQRKEKEHLEQMTTDMKKQLLEVDNDKEMIESSMGELRVKEAEIVREKDNMDNKMARLKEEEDGMREEIGRKMDILKKESCEIKRLRDEIDSEKDQLNAKLLELEKMREELDREKKEVKDRKDETLKEKDQLEERRGKMSKEKEELDISLELMKRQREDLTSLKAEAEAQTEAMEKDWKEKLTRERQHLEDVKEEIQKEKEAFERKKGLTMKERDEFDLMKSETQGQLEEMEQNKQDIRVEKEKLDQIKAELERRSEDVNQVMDETRRERGKVEELAIQTQKEREGMVGFMEKNKQKQNDLELMNDKIEREKQDIEESRDVLTKEREELEQMRSEIQQQREETESHMEDQRKEKEHLEQMTTDMKKQLLEVDNDKEMIESSMGELRVKEAEIVREKDNMDNKMARLKEEEDGMREEIGRKMDILKKESCEIKRLRDEIDSEKDQLNATLLELEKMREELDREKKGSERQ
- the LOC116371041 gene encoding calponin homology domain-containing protein DDB_G0272472-like produces the protein MSKVKEELDISLELMKRQMEDLTSLKAEAEAQTEPMEIDWKEKLTRERQQLEDVKEEIQKEKEAFERKKGLTMKERDEFDLMKSETQGQLEEIEQNKQDIRVEKEKLDQIKAELERRSEDVNQVMDETRRERGKVEELAIQTQKEREGMVGFMEKNKQKQNDLELMNDKIEREKQDIEESRDVLTKERDELEQMRSEIQQQREETESHMEDQRKEKEHLEQMTTDMKKQLLEVDNDKEMIESSMGELRVKEAE